Proteins from a single region of Sphingopyxis sp. BSN-002:
- a CDS encoding glycosyltransferase, producing MILELVERVSAPLIVTLHTVLAEPDADQRRVMERLIARATKLVVMSERSHDLLRSVYHADDDQIAMIAHGVPDRPFGRASQFKPQFGFAGKQVALTFGLLSPGKGIEAVIEALPAIIEDHPDFLYCIAGATHPNLLALEGEAYRDRLQALAVSLGVDAHIRWINAFMDTDDLLDLIEAADIYVTPYIGAQQSTSGTLAYAMALGKAVISTPYVHAVELLADDHGVLVPFNDSEAIANEIRYLLGDADRLLTLQRRAYDRSRDMIWPVFAERTCSLIAESRIVPKAAPIPEHIGVDGFLRICDDTGILQHSVHMIPDRAHGYCVDDNARALMLMHRLDDDALGKCGQLTPVFAAFVQHAWNPDRGEFRNFMGFARNWLEDVGSEDSCGRTLWALGATGQGARDLRLRQWAHELFERTAASALDFESPRAIAFAMLGADFVLAAHPEHDLADRILRSGADRLIALYQAAARPDWRWFEPVLAYDNCRLPEAMLRAGVRLERADVTACGVETLRWINDAQISPYGHYRPVGSDSFGHAYELPQPFDQQPLEIWAAIDAASAAYDVTGDDIWLAHARRAYEWFSGRNDRGVIVGDPLTGSSKDGINPRGLNLNEGAESVLAYQHATYAIRDFIRNAD from the coding sequence ATGATCCTGGAGCTGGTGGAGCGTGTTTCCGCGCCGCTGATCGTCACGCTTCACACGGTGCTCGCCGAACCTGACGCCGATCAGCGCCGCGTGATGGAGCGCTTGATCGCGCGCGCGACCAAGCTGGTCGTCATGTCCGAGCGCTCGCACGATCTGCTACGAAGCGTCTATCATGCCGACGACGACCAGATCGCCATGATCGCACATGGCGTCCCCGATCGCCCGTTCGGCCGCGCGTCGCAGTTCAAGCCGCAGTTCGGCTTTGCGGGCAAACAGGTCGCGCTGACCTTCGGTCTTTTGTCGCCGGGCAAGGGGATCGAGGCGGTCATCGAGGCATTGCCCGCGATCATCGAAGATCACCCCGACTTCCTTTACTGCATTGCTGGCGCGACGCACCCCAATCTGCTGGCGCTTGAAGGCGAGGCCTATCGCGACCGGCTCCAGGCGCTCGCTGTCTCGCTCGGGGTCGATGCGCATATCCGCTGGATCAATGCGTTCATGGACACCGACGACCTCCTAGATCTTATCGAGGCGGCGGACATCTATGTGACGCCTTATATCGGGGCGCAGCAATCGACGTCGGGTACGCTCGCTTATGCGATGGCGCTGGGCAAGGCCGTGATCTCCACACCCTATGTCCATGCGGTCGAGCTCCTCGCCGACGATCATGGCGTGCTCGTCCCCTTCAATGACAGCGAAGCGATCGCGAACGAAATCCGCTATCTGCTCGGCGATGCCGACCGGCTGCTCACGCTGCAGCGTCGCGCCTATGATCGCAGTCGCGACATGATCTGGCCGGTGTTTGCGGAGCGGACCTGTTCGCTGATCGCGGAAAGCCGCATCGTGCCGAAAGCTGCGCCTATTCCCGAGCATATCGGTGTCGATGGGTTCCTGCGCATTTGCGATGATACCGGCATCCTCCAGCACAGCGTTCATATGATCCCCGATCGCGCGCACGGCTATTGCGTCGACGACAATGCGCGGGCGCTGATGCTGATGCATCGGCTCGACGACGACGCGCTCGGCAAGTGCGGACAACTGACCCCGGTCTTTGCGGCGTTCGTACAGCATGCCTGGAACCCCGACCGCGGCGAGTTTCGCAACTTCATGGGATTCGCACGCAACTGGCTCGAGGATGTGGGGTCCGAAGATAGCTGCGGCCGAACCCTCTGGGCGCTCGGTGCGACGGGGCAGGGCGCGCGCGATCTCCGTCTGCGGCAATGGGCGCATGAATTATTCGAGCGTACCGCGGCGTCCGCGCTGGATTTCGAGTCACCGCGCGCGATTGCCTTTGCGATGCTCGGCGCCGACTTCGTGCTCGCGGCGCATCCCGAGCATGATCTGGCGGACCGGATATTGCGCAGCGGCGCTGACCGGCTGATCGCGCTCTATCAGGCTGCGGCGCGGCCGGACTGGCGATGGTTCGAGCCGGTACTCGCCTATGACAATTGCCGCCTGCCCGAAGCGATGCTGCGCGCGGGCGTGCGACTTGAGCGCGCGGATGTTACCGCGTGCGGAGTCGAGACGTTGCGGTGGATCAACGATGCGCAGATTTCGCCTTATGGCCACTATCGCCCCGTCGGGTCCGACAGCTTCGGCCATGCCTATGAGCTGCCGCAGCCATTCGATCAGCAGCCGCTCGAGATTTGGGCCGCGATCGATGCCGCTTCGGCCGCCTATGATGTGACCGGCGACGATATCTGGCTGGCGCACGCGCGGCGCGCCTATGAATGGTTTTCCGGGCGTAATGACCGCGGCGTGATCGTTGGCGATCCGCTGACCGGGAGCAGCAAGGATGGCATTAACCCGCGCGGCCTGAACCTCAACGAAGGGGCGGAGTCGGTACTTGCCTATCAGCATGCGACATACGCGATCCGGGATTTTATCCGCAACGCCGACTGA
- a CDS encoding glycoside hydrolase family 130 protein, with amino-acid sequence MVHLVQDELRLHADPTRVVVRPFHLAWQASGPDLERVQRLAREIVTLDTRTVRAELSVVLRDFADRHWQIEKVFEDRFEQIEPKLGLEGLTLKREMRLLIGAYFCHEYSYAAAALMNPSVVRHPDQTGLEEGCIRILLSLRAVGEGHISTIAFREGIITCDRELTLLPQPAFATAAMLGPHRDDKPDDVVSLYRQKDSTLSGTVIFPITEAQRNGLEDLRLLEFERDSGKSEWIGTYTAYSGRDIQSELLRTRDFRDFTLSPIKGKAGRNKGMALFPRKIDGQFCMIGRQDGKNLYLLRSDTVDQWEDGELLLEPRFPWELIQIGNCGAPIELDEGWLVLTHGVGAMRKYAIGAVLLDKADPSKVIGRTPNPILSAADEDREGYVPNVVYTCGAIRVGDDIFLPYGVADSSVCFAFVAIKEILAAMA; translated from the coding sequence ATGGTGCATCTGGTTCAGGATGAATTGCGGCTCCATGCCGACCCGACGCGCGTCGTTGTGCGGCCCTTTCACCTCGCATGGCAAGCATCGGGTCCCGATCTCGAACGCGTGCAGCGGCTGGCGCGCGAAATCGTGACGCTCGACACGCGCACCGTGCGCGCCGAGCTCAGCGTGGTGCTGCGCGATTTCGCCGACCGGCACTGGCAGATCGAGAAGGTGTTCGAGGATCGATTTGAGCAGATAGAACCCAAACTCGGCCTCGAAGGCCTTACATTGAAACGCGAGATGCGCCTCTTGATCGGCGCCTATTTCTGTCACGAATATAGCTATGCTGCGGCGGCGCTGATGAACCCCAGCGTCGTTCGTCATCCCGACCAGACCGGGCTGGAGGAAGGCTGCATCCGCATCCTCCTGTCGCTGCGCGCGGTCGGCGAGGGGCATATTTCGACGATCGCCTTTCGCGAGGGAATCATTACCTGCGACCGCGAACTGACGCTGCTGCCGCAGCCTGCCTTCGCTACGGCGGCGATGCTTGGTCCGCACCGCGACGACAAGCCCGACGATGTCGTTTCGCTCTATCGGCAGAAGGACAGCACCCTTTCGGGCACGGTGATCTTCCCGATCACCGAGGCGCAGCGCAACGGGCTCGAGGATCTGCGGCTGCTCGAGTTCGAGCGCGATAGCGGCAAAAGCGAATGGATCGGGACCTACACCGCCTATAGCGGGCGAGACATCCAGTCCGAGCTGCTGCGGACGCGCGATTTCAGGGATTTCACGCTGAGCCCGATCAAGGGAAAGGCGGGACGCAACAAGGGCATGGCGTTGTTCCCACGCAAGATCGACGGGCAATTCTGCATGATCGGTCGGCAGGATGGCAAGAATCTCTATCTGCTGCGCTCGGACACGGTCGATCAGTGGGAGGACGGCGAATTATTGCTGGAGCCGCGCTTTCCATGGGAGCTCATCCAGATCGGCAATTGCGGCGCGCCGATCGAGCTTGATGAAGGCTGGCTGGTGTTGACGCATGGGGTCGGCGCGATGCGCAAATATGCGATCGGCGCGGTGCTGCTCGACAAGGCCGATCCGTCGAAGGTGATCGGCCGGACGCCCAATCCGATCCTGTCCGCCGCCGACGAGGACCGCGAAGGCTATGTCCCCAATGTCGTCTACACCTGCGGCGCGATCCGCGTCGGCGACGATATTTTCCTGCCCTACGGGGTGGCCGACAGTTCGGTCTGCTTTGCGTTCGTCGCGATTAAGGAGATTCTGGCCGCCATGGCCTAG
- a CDS encoding catalase: MPKSPPPSPANEHALREHQPGEGQPKIEVSRGNGEELHQNVASGGKSADTAAFLTDNFGHRISDNQNSLRAGERGPTLLEDFVLREKIFHFDHERIPERIVHARGSGAHGVFECTNAIPELTKASIFQKEGATCPVFVRFSTVAGGAGSIDTPRDVRGFAVKLYTDSGNWDLVGNNIPVFFIQDAMKFPDLVHSVKMEADRGYPQAASAHDTFWDFIGLMPEAMHMIMWAMSDRTIPRSLRMIEGFGVHTFRFVNEKGDGKFVKFHWKPVLGIQSTTWDEAVKIAGADPDFHRRDLFEAIDAGDFPAWDLGVQVFDEAFAKKQPYDVLDATKLIPEEDIPVEIVGRMTLNRNVDNFFAETEQVAFLPSNIIPGIDFSNDPLLQGRLFSYLDTQKSRLGTTNFHQIPINAPKCPFHNFQRDGMMQTLVPTGRANYEPNSLAEVGENGGPRASAETGFATFTANDERNDPAQKLRIRAELFADHFSQARLFYLSQTENEQAHIASALVFELSKVTLDHVRARVVGQLRNIDEDLATRVAMGLAIDLPAKEKAARAPVDLKTSDALSIQKNADDTMEGRKVAILFAEGSDKAAIDKLKNNIESAGGTAFLVAPKVGGIKVKGGTLKADGQLTGSPSVLFDAVASIVTEEQAEALSKQGAAVQWFMDAYGHCKTIAHDEATQLLLDKAGVEKDGGVVAIDKFEGVGTRRHWAREAKVRDLA; this comes from the coding sequence ATGCCGAAATCTCCGCCGCCGTCGCCCGCCAATGAGCATGCGCTTCGCGAACACCAGCCGGGCGAAGGCCAGCCGAAGATCGAGGTGAGCCGCGGCAATGGTGAAGAACTGCACCAGAATGTGGCATCGGGCGGCAAATCGGCCGATACGGCGGCGTTTCTTACCGACAATTTCGGCCATCGCATTTCAGACAACCAGAATTCGCTGCGAGCGGGCGAGCGCGGACCGACCTTGCTTGAGGATTTCGTTCTCCGCGAGAAAATCTTCCACTTCGACCATGAACGCATCCCCGAGCGGATCGTCCACGCCCGCGGGTCGGGCGCGCACGGCGTGTTCGAATGCACCAACGCAATCCCTGAGCTGACCAAGGCTTCGATCTTCCAGAAGGAAGGCGCGACTTGTCCGGTCTTCGTTCGCTTCTCGACGGTCGCGGGCGGCGCGGGCTCAATCGACACCCCGCGCGACGTGCGCGGCTTTGCGGTCAAACTCTACACCGACAGCGGTAATTGGGATCTCGTCGGCAACAATATCCCGGTCTTCTTCATCCAGGACGCGATGAAATTCCCCGACCTCGTCCACAGCGTCAAGATGGAGGCCGATCGCGGATATCCGCAGGCCGCCAGCGCACACGACACCTTCTGGGACTTCATCGGGCTGATGCCCGAAGCGATGCACATGATCATGTGGGCGATGTCCGACCGCACGATCCCGCGCAGCCTGCGCATGATCGAGGGGTTCGGTGTTCACACCTTCCGCTTCGTGAACGAAAAGGGCGACGGCAAGTTCGTCAAATTCCACTGGAAACCCGTGCTCGGCATTCAGTCGACGACCTGGGACGAAGCGGTCAAGATCGCCGGCGCCGATCCCGATTTCCATCGCCGCGACCTGTTCGAGGCGATCGATGCGGGCGACTTTCCGGCGTGGGACCTCGGCGTGCAGGTGTTCGACGAAGCCTTCGCCAAGAAGCAGCCTTATGATGTGCTCGACGCGACCAAGCTGATCCCGGAGGAGGATATCCCCGTCGAGATCGTCGGCCGCATGACGCTCAACCGCAACGTCGACAATTTCTTCGCTGAGACCGAACAGGTCGCTTTCCTACCGTCGAACATCATCCCAGGCATCGATTTCAGCAATGATCCGCTGCTTCAGGGCCGGCTTTTTTCCTATCTCGATACGCAGAAGTCGCGGTTGGGCACGACCAATTTCCACCAGATCCCGATCAATGCGCCCAAATGCCCGTTCCACAATTTCCAGCGCGACGGGATGATGCAGACGCTCGTGCCGACCGGACGCGCAAATTATGAGCCCAACAGCCTTGCCGAAGTGGGAGAGAATGGCGGCCCGCGCGCGAGCGCCGAAACGGGCTTCGCGACGTTCACGGCCAATGACGAGCGGAACGACCCTGCGCAGAAGCTGCGCATTCGCGCCGAGCTTTTCGCCGATCATTTCAGCCAAGCACGGCTGTTCTATTTGTCGCAGACCGAGAATGAGCAGGCGCATATCGCCTCGGCGCTGGTGTTCGAATTGTCGAAGGTCACGCTCGATCATGTCCGTGCCCGCGTCGTCGGCCAGCTTCGCAACATCGATGAGGATCTCGCGACGCGTGTCGCCATGGGGCTCGCCATCGATCTGCCGGCGAAGGAAAAGGCTGCGCGGGCGCCGGTCGATCTCAAAACGTCCGACGCGCTGTCGATCCAGAAGAATGCCGACGATACGATGGAGGGCCGCAAGGTGGCGATCCTCTTTGCCGAAGGATCTGACAAGGCGGCGATCGACAAGCTGAAAAACAACATCGAAAGTGCCGGCGGCACCGCCTTCCTCGTTGCGCCTAAAGTGGGCGGGATCAAGGTCAAGGGAGGCACGCTCAAGGCCGACGGCCAGCTCACGGGCTCCCCCTCGGTGCTGTTCGACGCGGTGGCGTCGATCGTCACCGAGGAACAGGCCGAGGCTCTCTCAAAGCAGGGCGCAGCAGTGCAGTGGTTCATGGATGCCTATGGGCATTGCAAGACGATCGCGCATGACGAGGCGACGCAATTGCTGCTCGACAAGGCGGGGGTCGAAAAGGACGGCGGGGTCGTTGCGATCGACAAGTTCGAAGGCGTGGGCACCCGGCGTCATTGGGCCCGCGAAGCCAAGGTGCGCGATCTTGCCTGA
- a CDS encoding FAD-dependent oxidoreductase, with translation MSRASATHHRDLRTGQSIWSARRRPAIAARPLTRDIACDVLVVGAGVSGALIAEALSEAGLNIVIVDRRGPAEGSTAASTAMLQYELDTPLALMAERIGREKAERIWRRSRQSVDALRERTERLGLAVDGATRGSIYLDGNVLDAEGLAVEADARRRAGFEVELLKPAAVQERYGIKGRHALIGFGNYSADPRRLTAGYLNVALARGARLYAPVDICDIAPTGEGVTLVSARGPSIRARRVVMATGYEMMKGIPRKRNKIISSWSIATRPQPRAIWPTAAMIWEAADPYLYIRTTPRGEIICGGEDEEIGDAALRDAKLSDKTATLSRKLAALLPGVDATPAYSWAGSFGDSPVGTPTIGRIPGMSNCYAAMGYGGNGITFSMMAAQILRGLICGYGDPDADLVSFHRSF, from the coding sequence GTGAGCCGCGCATCGGCGACCCATCATCGCGATCTCCGGACCGGCCAGTCGATCTGGTCGGCACGGCGTCGTCCCGCGATCGCAGCGCGGCCTCTGACAAGGGATATAGCGTGCGACGTGCTCGTCGTCGGGGCGGGCGTGTCGGGCGCGCTGATCGCGGAGGCGTTGTCGGAAGCGGGGCTCAACATCGTGATCGTCGATCGCCGGGGTCCCGCCGAAGGATCGACCGCCGCGTCGACCGCGATGCTGCAATATGAACTCGATACGCCGCTGGCCTTGATGGCCGAGCGGATCGGGCGCGAAAAGGCCGAACGCATCTGGCGGCGATCCCGCCAGTCGGTCGACGCGCTACGCGAACGGACCGAACGGCTGGGCCTTGCCGTCGATGGTGCGACGCGCGGTTCGATCTATCTCGACGGCAATGTGCTCGATGCTGAAGGGCTTGCGGTCGAAGCCGACGCCCGGCGGCGTGCGGGCTTCGAGGTGGAATTGCTCAAACCCGCTGCAGTTCAGGAGCGTTACGGGATCAAGGGACGCCACGCGCTGATTGGATTCGGCAATTACTCCGCCGATCCGCGTCGTCTCACGGCGGGTTATCTGAATGTCGCGCTGGCGCGGGGCGCCCGGCTCTACGCGCCCGTCGATATCTGTGACATCGCGCCGACGGGCGAGGGGGTCACCTTGGTCTCGGCTCGCGGGCCGAGCATTCGCGCACGTCGTGTCGTCATGGCGACGGGCTATGAGATGATGAAGGGAATCCCGCGGAAGAGAAACAAGATCATCTCGAGCTGGTCGATCGCAACCCGCCCACAACCCCGCGCCATCTGGCCGACCGCCGCGATGATATGGGAGGCCGCTGATCCTTACCTCTACATACGGACGACCCCGCGTGGAGAAATCATCTGCGGCGGCGAGGATGAGGAAATCGGCGACGCGGCTCTCCGTGACGCCAAGCTCTCCGATAAAACAGCGACGCTGTCGAGAAAGCTTGCCGCCCTGTTGCCGGGAGTGGACGCGACGCCCGCGTATAGCTGGGCCGGCAGTTTCGGCGACAGCCCGGTCGGGACACCGACCATCGGTCGCATTCCCGGCATGTCGAATTGCTATGCCGCGATGGGATATGGCGGCAATGGCATCACCTTCTCGATGATGGCCGCGCAGATACTGCGCGGCCTGATTTGCGGTTATGGCGATCCCGACGCCGATCTGGTCAGCTTTCACCGCAGTTTTTGA
- a CDS encoding antitoxin Xre/MbcA/ParS toxin-binding domain-containing protein gives MPPDSDQPQSPAPDTPAPANAQSRRFFRKSRRPFALDDARRQGDISQLAFLTMGGRDPAIAFLNTDNAALGGRPLTVATASPEGYELVAAAIRRWPSGPGFK, from the coding sequence ATGCCGCCCGATTCCGATCAGCCCCAGTCGCCGGCCCCGGACACGCCTGCCCCAGCCAACGCGCAATCGAGACGATTTTTCCGCAAGAGCCGTAGACCATTCGCCCTGGATGACGCACGGCGCCAAGGGGACATCAGTCAGCTCGCCTTCTTGACGATGGGCGGACGGGATCCGGCGATAGCCTTCCTGAACACCGACAACGCCGCGCTCGGCGGCCGCCCGCTTACAGTCGCGACCGCGAGCCCCGAGGGATATGAACTGGTTGCGGCAGCGATCCGCCGCTGGCCGAGCGGCCCGGGATTCAAATGA
- a CDS encoding helix-turn-helix domain-containing protein has product MVKDVKTSTTDTAIKPRYVTTPDAAIHLGLSPRTLEKHRCYGTGPTYRKLGGRVVYGIDDLEAWAELGMRRSTSDPGWGEVRPAKQGSPHAPVKAAKS; this is encoded by the coding sequence ATGGTCAAGGACGTCAAAACTTCGACAACCGATACGGCAATCAAGCCTCGCTATGTGACTACACCGGATGCAGCCATACACCTCGGCCTATCACCTCGAACCCTTGAGAAGCATCGATGCTACGGTACGGGTCCGACATATCGAAAGCTGGGCGGCCGGGTAGTTTATGGGATCGACGATCTTGAGGCTTGGGCCGAACTTGGAATGAGGCGGTCGACGTCCGATCCGGGGTGGGGCGAAGTGAGGCCTGCCAAACAGGGCTCGCCTCATGCTCCCGTCAAAGCCGCGAAGAGTTAG
- a CDS encoding site-specific integrase yields MGRITKRLVEAALAEAKDYFIWDDELPGFGIRIFASGKRSYVIQYRTHRRSRRLTIGRHGIWTPEMARREARIQLGRVAQGEDPAEERQIDRQAITVKELCALYLTDLNAGLILGKGGRPKKQSTIDTDTGRIHRHIVPLLGPRRVKDLDKADINKAMKDIMAGKTAVSVKTAKLRGKAIVRGGAGTAARTIGLLGGILTYAVEAGIIEINPAFGIRKPKDNVRDRRLSEAEYRLIGTKLRDAELDGQYAIAAQIIRLLALTGCRRSELTKLRWGEVDIESSCLRLEDSKEGKSVRPVGLHVIECLQKQEMSEARTYVFRGTGRDNAFGALPDHWTKILGGCGLDDITPHVLRHSFASVANDLGFTETTVAALLGHAKGSVTGRYIHTMDAALVAAADTVAGYIHGLLDGAHYKLTAYALDHASRKQTLASFLASAVGEGEAGIDASGESFDA; encoded by the coding sequence ATGGGTAGGATTACCAAACGCCTTGTAGAGGCGGCCCTCGCCGAGGCGAAGGACTATTTCATCTGGGATGATGAACTGCCGGGTTTCGGTATCCGGATATTCGCGTCGGGCAAGCGCAGCTACGTCATCCAGTATCGGACCCACAGGCGGTCCCGGCGTCTCACGATCGGCAGGCACGGCATATGGACTCCTGAAATGGCGCGCCGCGAGGCGCGCATTCAGCTCGGTCGTGTGGCTCAAGGTGAAGATCCAGCGGAGGAGCGACAGATCGACAGGCAGGCGATAACGGTCAAGGAGCTTTGCGCCTTGTATCTGACCGACCTCAACGCCGGACTCATCTTGGGCAAAGGTGGGCGGCCGAAAAAGCAATCGACCATCGACACCGATACAGGTCGCATCCACCGCCACATCGTGCCGCTGCTCGGACCGCGAAGGGTCAAGGATCTGGACAAGGCCGACATCAACAAGGCGATGAAAGACATCATGGCCGGCAAGACAGCGGTCAGCGTCAAGACAGCGAAGCTGCGAGGCAAGGCGATTGTGAGAGGCGGCGCCGGAACTGCCGCCAGGACTATTGGCTTGCTGGGAGGCATCCTGACCTATGCCGTCGAGGCGGGAATCATCGAAATCAATCCGGCGTTCGGTATCCGCAAGCCAAAAGACAATGTTCGCGACCGCCGATTGTCGGAAGCCGAGTACCGCTTGATCGGTACCAAACTCCGCGATGCGGAGCTCGATGGGCAATATGCGATAGCTGCCCAGATTATCAGACTGCTGGCGCTTACCGGTTGCCGTCGTAGCGAACTCACCAAGCTTCGGTGGGGCGAAGTCGACATCGAAAGCAGCTGTCTTCGCCTGGAGGACAGCAAGGAAGGAAAATCGGTCCGGCCCGTCGGCTTGCATGTCATCGAATGCCTGCAAAAACAGGAGATGTCAGAGGCTCGAACTTATGTGTTCCGGGGCACTGGCCGCGACAACGCCTTCGGCGCCCTTCCCGATCACTGGACGAAGATACTCGGCGGATGCGGTCTGGACGACATCACACCTCATGTGCTGCGGCATAGTTTCGCCAGCGTCGCAAATGATCTCGGTTTCACCGAAACCACCGTCGCCGCTTTGCTTGGACATGCCAAAGGGTCGGTAACCGGCCGCTACATCCACACAATGGACGCCGCGCTCGTCGCAGCCGCCGACACGGTTGCCGGATACATCCACGGCCTTCTTGACGGAGCCCATTACAAGCTGACGGCTTACGCTCTCGATCATGCTTCCCGAAAGCAAACTCTTGCGAGCTTTCTGGCTAGCGCCGTTGGAGAGGGGGAAGCCGGCATCGACGCAAGCGGCGAATCTTTCGACGCTTGA
- a CDS encoding TonB-dependent receptor, which produces MSRTIRIGLLLLAGFGAAAAAAAQEGADTGGPVYDRSFFDRTQPSNAYEMVALLPGFTIVEGDTDVRGYSGAAGNVLIDGQRPSGKTDTLATILKRIPAARVGRIELIRAGTASYDMQGYALLANVILVKAGRISGRIEAEQALYRHGLHAPRISAQATLDRHDRVVDLFATAYREIDDEHGFGIRNRFAADGSPLRLVDYAQPEGARVVQATLAYRQPLLGGTLHINALVQDKRKFADIAYAVRFPAPDTIDGSERETARTYESGLRYERALGPANDLEVVGSYRSVATLGIDREASASGNSVSDERSDASEAILRASLRHRRGGLTIEAGAEGAINGLDSRNALVEDGEPVVLPHADVRVTERRAELFATASGALNPHVNAELGVRYEMSRLSQTGDVNLVKSLAFWKPRARLSWTPAADRTLRLLIEREVGQLDFGDFVGAASLTNGTVSAGNADLEPDSLWRLEATYERRFGAGSFTLAVRREWISNLVDQLPVVIDGTVFDAVGNIGSARRDIFEASLKWPLEGLGAKGVVVTADMMARRSRATDPTTGARRSISGDLPVEAKVAFTHDIPAWKLRWGGSYAFARTETGFKVEEVERDRLAGRLDLFAEYHPDARWTFRLFGKNLTDSAATRTRDIYTGVRGDSALRYRELRVLRSGRYVGLTVQRSFGG; this is translated from the coding sequence ATGTCGCGCACCATTCGTATCGGGTTGCTCCTGCTGGCCGGGTTCGGCGCGGCTGCGGCCGCAGCGGCGCAGGAGGGGGCGGATACGGGAGGCCCGGTCTACGACAGGAGTTTCTTCGACCGGACGCAACCGTCGAACGCCTATGAGATGGTGGCCCTGCTCCCGGGCTTCACGATCGTCGAAGGCGATACCGACGTGCGCGGCTATTCGGGCGCGGCGGGCAATGTCCTGATCGACGGCCAGCGGCCATCGGGAAAGACCGATACGCTCGCGACCATCCTGAAGCGCATTCCTGCGGCGCGTGTCGGGCGGATCGAATTGATCCGTGCCGGAACGGCGAGCTATGACATGCAGGGCTATGCCCTGCTGGCCAATGTCATACTGGTCAAGGCCGGCCGGATCAGCGGCCGGATCGAGGCCGAGCAAGCCCTTTATCGCCACGGACTGCACGCCCCGCGGATTTCCGCGCAGGCGACGCTCGATCGGCACGACCGGGTGGTCGACCTGTTCGCCACCGCCTATCGCGAAATCGACGACGAGCATGGGTTCGGCATCCGCAACCGGTTCGCCGCCGACGGCTCGCCGCTGCGGCTGGTCGACTATGCGCAGCCCGAGGGAGCCCGCGTCGTGCAGGCGACACTCGCTTACCGTCAACCTTTGCTGGGCGGCACGCTGCACATCAACGCGCTGGTCCAGGACAAGCGGAAGTTCGCCGATATCGCCTATGCCGTCCGTTTTCCCGCGCCGGACACCATCGATGGCAGCGAGCGTGAGACCGCGCGCACCTATGAAAGCGGTCTGCGTTATGAGCGCGCGCTGGGCCCGGCGAACGATCTCGAGGTCGTGGGAAGCTATCGTTCGGTCGCAACGCTTGGCATCGACCGGGAAGCATCGGCATCGGGTAACAGCGTTTCGGACGAGCGCTCGGATGCCAGCGAAGCGATCCTGCGCGCATCGCTCCGCCATCGCCGGGGAGGCCTGACGATCGAAGCCGGTGCGGAAGGCGCGATCAATGGCCTCGACAGCCGCAATGCGCTGGTCGAAGACGGCGAGCCCGTCGTTCTTCCTCACGCGGACGTTCGCGTTACCGAGCGCCGGGCAGAGCTGTTCGCGACCGCCAGCGGCGCATTGAATCCGCACGTGAATGCCGAACTGGGGGTCCGGTACGAAATGTCGCGCCTGTCGCAAACCGGCGACGTCAACCTTGTCAAATCGCTCGCCTTCTGGAAGCCGCGGGCGCGGCTGAGCTGGACTCCGGCGGCCGACCGGACGCTGCGCCTGCTGATCGAGCGCGAGGTGGGGCAGCTCGACTTCGGGGATTTCGTGGGCGCCGCGTCGCTCACCAACGGAACCGTCAGCGCCGGCAATGCCGATCTCGAGCCCGACAGCCTCTGGCGGCTGGAGGCGACATATGAACGCCGGTTCGGTGCGGGATCGTTTACCCTCGCCGTCCGGCGCGAATGGATAAGCAATCTCGTCGACCAGCTGCCCGTCGTCATCGATGGCACCGTTTTCGATGCCGTCGGCAACATCGGCTCGGCGCGGCGCGATATATTCGAGGCGTCGCTGAAGTGGCCGCTGGAAGGCTTGGGCGCAAAGGGCGTCGTCGTCACCGCAGATATGATGGCGCGGCGCAGTCGGGCGACCGATCCGACCACGGGCGCGCGGCGCAGTATCTCGGGCGACCTTCCGGTCGAAGCCAAGGTGGCATTCACCCACGACATCCCGGCGTGGAAGCTGCGCTGGGGCGGAAGCTATGCCTTTGCGCGGACCGAGACGGGCTTCAAGGTCGAGGAAGTCGAGCGCGACCGTCTGGCCGGCCGGCTCGATCTGTTTGCCGAATATCATCCTGACGCCCGCTGGACGTTCCGTCTGTTCGGCAAGAATCTGACCGACAGCGCAGCTACGCGAACGCGCGATATCTATACCGGCGTCCGCGGAGACAGTGCGCTGCGCTACCGCGAACTGCGCGTGCTCCGCAGCGGGCGCTATGTCGGCCTGACAGTTCAGCGCAGCTTCGGAGGCTAG